One Photobacterium sp. TY1-4 genomic window carries:
- a CDS encoding 3-keto-5-aminohexanoate cleavage protein: protein MQFLDDSLHPENQDKVVITVAPYGPEWMPEDFPEDIPVTMEEQIQKAVDCYEAGATVLHLHVRELDGTGSKRLSKFNELIAGVREAVPEMIIQVGGSISFAPEGEGEAAKWLSDDTRHMLAELTPKPDQVTVAINTVQMNITELMDEKDVAGTSLREPAFWEAYREMTVPAGPAWVEEHLKRLQAAKIQPHFQLTGMHSLETLERIVRRGVYRGPLNLTWVGIGGGFDGPNPYNFMEFIRRAPDGACLTLESLMKNVLPVNTVAMALGLHPRCGIEDTIIDQHGNRMTSVEQIKQLVRISNELGREVANGKEAREIYRIDTWYDSIDETLAANGLHPNRQPGQKNVPLRGL from the coding sequence ATGCAATTTCTAGACGATTCCCTACACCCAGAGAACCAGGACAAAGTAGTTATTACTGTCGCACCTTATGGTCCGGAATGGATGCCAGAAGATTTTCCGGAAGATATCCCGGTTACGATGGAAGAGCAAATTCAGAAAGCCGTAGATTGCTATGAAGCTGGAGCAACGGTACTTCATCTTCATGTTCGAGAATTGGATGGCACGGGTTCCAAACGCCTGTCTAAGTTTAATGAATTAATTGCCGGTGTACGTGAAGCTGTGCCAGAGATGATTATTCAGGTTGGAGGTTCTATCTCTTTTGCTCCGGAGGGAGAAGGGGAAGCCGCCAAATGGTTATCAGATGATACGCGTCATATGTTGGCTGAGCTCACGCCAAAACCTGACCAGGTAACGGTAGCCATCAACACCGTGCAGATGAATATTACGGAGCTGATGGATGAAAAAGACGTAGCGGGTACGTCTCTGCGTGAGCCTGCGTTCTGGGAAGCTTATCGTGAAATGACGGTTCCAGCCGGACCTGCATGGGTTGAAGAGCACCTGAAGCGTCTGCAAGCTGCGAAGATCCAGCCTCATTTTCAGCTGACTGGGATGCACTCTCTGGAAACATTAGAGCGTATAGTCCGGCGCGGCGTTTACCGCGGTCCTTTAAACCTGACTTGGGTTGGAATTGGCGGCGGTTTTGACGGCCCAAATCCATATAATTTTATGGAATTTATTCGTCGAGCTCCAGACGGTGCCTGCCTGACCCTGGAATCTCTGATGAAGAATGTATTGCCGGTGAATACGGTTGCAATGGCTCTGGGTCTGCATCCGCGTTGTGGCATCGAAGATACGATCATTGATCAGCATGGTAACCGCATGACTTCTGTGGAGCAAATCAAGCAGTTAGTACGTATTTCCAATGAGCTTGGTCGTGAAGTGGCTAACGGTAAAGAAGCGCGAGAGATTTACCGTATTGATACTTGGTATGACAGCATTGATGAAACACTGGCGGCAAACGGCTTGCATCCGAACCGTCAGCCAGGTCAGAAAAACGTGCCTCTGCGCGGTTTGTAA
- a CDS encoding AraC family transcriptional regulator: MTTMTRAGVLINYIEVAKNLGINPIPLMRKANLSRVLLEQPEQRIPIGSAVQLLEDSAQESGCISFGLRMAESRQLSDIGVLSLLLVHQPTLRDAIKALVQYRHLLNDSLAIYVEEFEKTIVIREEVVTDRAMATRQATELAIGVMYRLCSKLLGHSWNPRSINFTHEPPSSLDYHRRFFRCNLVFGAEFNGIVCPAVDLDKPNLMAEPALASFAQHYVETLTTVRERSVVLDVRKAIYLLLPLGRASIEQIAESLGTNVRTLQRRLEGHGETFSDLSNCVRRELAMRYINNENYSISQIADLLGYSMPSSLTRWFSAEFGVSPKRWRALNQSSNPS; encoded by the coding sequence ATGACGACAATGACGCGAGCTGGGGTTTTAATAAACTACATCGAAGTGGCAAAAAATCTGGGCATAAACCCTATTCCATTAATGCGTAAGGCGAATTTAAGCCGGGTTCTCCTTGAGCAACCTGAACAACGCATCCCAATCGGTTCCGCTGTGCAGTTACTAGAAGACTCCGCTCAGGAAAGTGGATGTATCTCATTTGGATTGCGGATGGCTGAATCTCGACAGCTCTCCGATATTGGTGTTCTCAGCTTGTTGTTGGTGCACCAACCCACACTACGTGATGCAATCAAAGCGTTGGTACAATACCGTCATCTTCTTAACGACTCCCTGGCGATCTATGTCGAAGAGTTCGAAAAGACAATCGTGATTCGTGAAGAAGTCGTGACAGATAGAGCTATGGCGACACGACAGGCAACGGAACTTGCCATCGGCGTCATGTACCGCCTATGCAGTAAATTACTTGGACATTCCTGGAACCCGCGAAGTATTAACTTTACTCATGAACCTCCTTCAAGCCTGGATTATCACCGCCGTTTCTTCCGCTGTAATCTGGTATTCGGTGCAGAATTTAACGGTATCGTGTGTCCGGCAGTTGATCTGGATAAGCCCAATCTGATGGCTGAGCCAGCGCTGGCAAGCTTCGCTCAACATTACGTCGAAACACTGACCACGGTGAGAGAGCGCTCGGTCGTTCTCGATGTACGAAAAGCAATCTACCTATTATTGCCACTTGGACGTGCGAGTATTGAACAAATCGCGGAATCATTAGGAACAAATGTACGGACCTTGCAAAGACGTTTGGAAGGGCATGGGGAAACCTTTTCCGATTTGAGCAATTGCGTTCGACGCGAATTGGCAATGCGATACATCAACAACGAAAATTACTCAATCAGTCAGATCGCCGATCTGCTTGGTTATAGTATGCCAAGTTCGTTGACTCGTTGGTTTTCAGCCGAATTTGGTGTTTCTCCCAAACGATGGCGAGCTTTAAATCAATCCAGCAATCCGTCGTGA
- a CDS encoding TauD/TfdA dioxygenase family protein: protein MQIEKLTCSIGAELSDVNLAQAVENDDLFYQLKELLLEHKVLFLRDQVISRAEHVAFARRFGALEDHPVAGSDPEYPGLVRIYKSPEVPNDRYENAWHTDATWREIPPMGCVLRCVECPPVGGDTMWANMALAYTMLPEDIKVKIEHLRARHSIEATFGAAMPTEKRLALKEQFPDAEHPVVRIHPETGEKILFVNSFTTHFTNFHTAENVRFGQDYAPGGAELLQYLIRQAQNPEFQVRWRWKPNSIAIWDNRSTQHYAVMDYSPCHRKMERTAIIGS from the coding sequence ATGCAAATAGAAAAGCTGACGTGCAGTATCGGTGCTGAGCTCTCCGATGTAAATCTGGCTCAAGCTGTCGAAAATGACGACCTTTTTTATCAATTAAAAGAACTGTTACTTGAGCATAAAGTGTTGTTTCTTCGTGATCAGGTGATTAGCCGCGCTGAACATGTTGCTTTTGCTCGTCGTTTCGGTGCATTGGAAGATCATCCTGTTGCAGGCAGTGATCCTGAATATCCTGGCTTAGTACGCATATATAAATCGCCAGAGGTTCCCAATGACCGTTATGAGAACGCCTGGCACACCGATGCGACCTGGCGTGAAATACCGCCTATGGGTTGTGTATTGCGTTGCGTTGAATGTCCTCCTGTAGGGGGCGATACCATGTGGGCCAATATGGCGTTGGCGTACACGATGTTGCCTGAGGATATCAAGGTGAAAATCGAGCACCTTCGAGCACGCCACAGCATTGAGGCAACATTTGGTGCGGCCATGCCCACTGAGAAGCGACTGGCGTTGAAAGAACAGTTTCCGGATGCCGAACATCCTGTGGTTCGGATTCACCCTGAGACAGGGGAGAAAATTCTCTTCGTCAATAGTTTCACGACCCATTTTACGAATTTCCACACGGCTGAAAACGTACGTTTTGGTCAGGACTACGCCCCGGGTGGTGCTGAATTACTGCAGTATCTGATCCGACAGGCCCAAAACCCTGAATTCCAGGTTCGCTGGCGCTGGAAACCGAACAGTATTGCTATCTGGGATAACCGTTCAACACAACATTACGCGGTGATGGACTATTCACCTTGTCACCGAAAGATGGAACGTACCGCGATTATCGGTAGCTAA
- a CDS encoding quinone oxidoreductase family protein: MAKAIRFYEVGGPEVLRYEEVEVGDPGVGQVRIRHEAVGLNFADTYFRNGTYPIPLPAGMGVEAAGVVVAVGEGVTNVAEGDRVTYTGFINTLGAYSSERLVPAEPLIKLPDAISCETAAAMTMRGLTASYLMRRIYPFKKGDTILLHAAAGGVGLIVSQWAKQLGLTVIGAVSTDEKAEIAYANGCDYTINYSHEDVANRVRELTDGVGVNVVFDSVGKNTFMSSLDSLKRRGLMVCLGTASGTIPPFDPQTLAMKGSLFMTRPALADYIADPVEKAALTRELFEQVSSGKINIEINQRYGLEEAVKAHRDLESRKLTGSSVFVI; encoded by the coding sequence ATGGCTAAAGCAATACGTTTTTACGAAGTGGGCGGGCCGGAAGTACTTCGCTATGAAGAAGTGGAAGTGGGTGACCCGGGAGTGGGTCAAGTACGCATCCGCCATGAGGCGGTTGGCCTTAACTTTGCTGATACATATTTCCGCAATGGTACTTACCCGATCCCGCTGCCCGCCGGTATGGGTGTCGAAGCCGCAGGTGTCGTTGTTGCTGTCGGTGAAGGGGTGACCAATGTCGCCGAAGGTGACCGTGTTACTTATACCGGTTTTATCAACACCCTGGGCGCATACAGTAGCGAACGTCTGGTTCCGGCGGAGCCACTAATCAAGCTGCCGGATGCTATTTCTTGTGAGACTGCAGCTGCGATGACAATGCGTGGCCTGACGGCGTCTTACCTGATGCGACGTATTTACCCATTCAAGAAAGGTGACACCATTTTGCTTCATGCGGCCGCTGGAGGGGTGGGCCTGATCGTGTCGCAATGGGCCAAACAGCTTGGTCTGACTGTGATTGGTGCCGTTTCAACCGATGAGAAAGCAGAAATCGCGTATGCAAACGGCTGTGATTACACCATTAATTACAGTCATGAAGATGTGGCAAATCGAGTGCGAGAGTTGACTGATGGCGTTGGTGTGAATGTGGTCTTTGACAGTGTCGGTAAAAACACTTTTATGTCATCACTCGACTCTCTGAAACGTCGTGGCCTAATGGTTTGTTTGGGAACGGCATCTGGCACCATTCCGCCCTTCGATCCGCAGACTCTTGCCATGAAGGGCTCATTGTTCATGACGCGCCCGGCACTGGCAGATTATATCGCTGATCCAGTAGAAAAAGCCGCTTTAACCCGCGAGCTGTTTGAACAAGTTAGTAGCGGTAAAATCAACATAGAAATCAATCAACGTTACGGCCTCGAAGAGGCCGTGAAGGCGCACCGGGACTTGGAATCACGAAAATTAACGGGCTCATCCGTTTTTGTGATTTAA